The proteins below come from a single Oscillospiraceae bacterium genomic window:
- a CDS encoding glycosyltransferase, whose amino-acid sequence MIYVLYDKPKKLEDMSFLTAAFEKEYKEIYPEWRCTSIKQMLSVCSTTVKRTKSGDTIVCWYDFMGVLCWWLSKLTNKKIKVIAINILLKDKNTTKNKVAKYLYKKALCSNSFAATVTTVEYGRYINEILNTKVNFTLLHDVYHQNYTLNKRVETKVNTVFCGGRNGRDWKLLFEVAKKLPKVTFNCVMPSALKEQFLGAMGDNVCVKTDIPESEFMEFLCESQLIAMPLDTEAPAGLTVYFQAAANNKMIITSDTVTTEGYLSDGCGALCKNTVEDWVDKIQYYLLHTNDADICAAKFKDFLENECSEEKYTETLWGMLAE is encoded by the coding sequence ATGATTTATGTTTTATATGATAAACCCAAGAAATTGGAAGATATGTCGTTTTTGACTGCGGCATTTGAAAAAGAGTACAAGGAAATTTATCCCGAGTGGCGCTGCACTTCTATCAAGCAAATGCTCTCAGTGTGCAGTACAACCGTAAAACGTACAAAATCAGGTGACACCATTGTATGCTGGTATGACTTTATGGGAGTGTTGTGTTGGTGGTTGAGTAAACTGACCAACAAGAAAATTAAAGTTATAGCAATCAATATTTTGTTGAAAGATAAAAATACAACGAAAAACAAGGTGGCAAAGTATCTTTATAAAAAGGCGTTGTGTTCAAATTCTTTTGCGGCAACAGTTACGACTGTGGAGTACGGCCGCTATATTAATGAGATTTTGAATACAAAAGTGAATTTTACGCTTTTGCATGATGTCTATCATCAAAATTATACTTTGAATAAGCGAGTAGAAACCAAGGTAAATACGGTTTTTTGTGGTGGTAGAAATGGCCGGGATTGGAAACTGCTATTTGAAGTTGCGAAAAAGCTTCCAAAGGTGACGTTTAATTGTGTTATGCCGAGTGCTCTGAAAGAACAGTTCTTAGGCGCTATGGGGGATAATGTCTGCGTTAAAACGGATATCCCGGAAAGCGAATTTATGGAGTTTTTGTGCGAGTCACAACTTATTGCCATGCCACTGGATACAGAAGCACCGGCAGGATTGACCGTCTATTTTCAGGCGGCTGCAAATAATAAAATGATTATAACATCCGATACGGTTACGACAGAAGGATATTTGTCAGATGGATGCGGAGCCTTATGTAAGAATACCGTAGAGGACTGGGTGGACAAAATTCAGTATTATCTTCTGCATACAAACGATGCAGATATCTGTGCAGCAAAGTTTAAGGATTTCCTTGAGAATGAGTGCTCTGAGGAAAAGTATACCGAAACACTGTGGGGGATGCTTGCGGAATGA
- a CDS encoding glycosyltransferase family 4 protein, giving the protein MSKKLAIAMFGQKRLSREGGVEIVVKELCTRMAQNGCDVTCYNRAGHHVSGAEYDDAGKTEYEGIRQKAVPTIERRGLAAVSSSFFAALYSAFGKYDVVHIHAEGPAFFAWLPKMFGKRVVVTVHGIDWQREKWQSGLGSKFIHQGEKNAAKYADEVIVLSKGVQDYFKETYGRETHFIPNGVNRPQIRGASLITDKFGLKKDSYILFLGRLVPEKGIRYLVEAFKNVKTDKKLVIAGGSSDTDSFMKELKELAKGDDRILFTGFVQGAMLDELYSNAYIYTLPSDLEGMPLSLLEAMSYGNCCLVSDIPECAEVVEDKALIFQKTNVEDLQEKLQDACDHPEMVMKMKKQAADFICAKYNWDEVVKKTMKLYRR; this is encoded by the coding sequence ATGAGTAAAAAACTTGCGATTGCAATGTTCGGACAGAAGCGATTATCGAGAGAAGGCGGAGTAGAAATCGTTGTCAAAGAGCTCTGCACCCGAATGGCACAGAATGGCTGTGACGTGACCTGCTACAACAGAGCAGGTCATCACGTGAGCGGTGCAGAGTATGACGATGCTGGTAAAACGGAGTACGAGGGAATCCGTCAGAAGGCTGTTCCGACCATTGAACGGCGCGGACTTGCAGCTGTAAGTTCATCGTTCTTTGCCGCACTTTACAGTGCATTTGGAAAATACGATGTGGTACACATCCATGCCGAAGGGCCGGCGTTCTTTGCATGGCTGCCGAAGATGTTTGGGAAAAGAGTTGTTGTTACCGTCCATGGCATTGATTGGCAGCGCGAGAAATGGCAATCAGGACTTGGTTCTAAGTTTATCCACCAAGGCGAAAAAAATGCTGCGAAATATGCAGACGAGGTCATTGTTCTGAGCAAAGGAGTGCAGGACTATTTTAAGGAAACTTATGGAAGAGAAACACACTTTATCCCTAATGGCGTGAATAGGCCGCAGATTCGGGGAGCAAGTCTGATTACAGATAAGTTCGGGCTGAAAAAAGACTCATACATATTGTTCCTCGGTCGTCTGGTGCCAGAAAAGGGGATTCGATATCTGGTTGAGGCCTTCAAGAATGTCAAGACAGATAAAAAGCTGGTCATCGCAGGCGGTTCCAGCGATACGGATTCCTTTATGAAGGAATTGAAAGAACTGGCGAAGGGTGACGATCGGATTCTCTTTACCGGATTTGTGCAGGGAGCGATGCTGGATGAACTATACAGCAACGCTTACATCTACACGCTGCCGTCTGATCTGGAAGGAATGCCATTAAGTCTTCTGGAGGCAATGAGCTATGGCAATTGCTGTCTGGTTTCCGATATTCCAGAGTGCGCAGAGGTTGTGGAAGATAAGGCGTTAATCTTCCAAAAGACGAATGTAGAGGACTTGCAAGAAAAATTGCAAGATGCCTGTGACCATCCTGAAATGGTTATGAAAATGAAGAAGCAGGCAGCTGACTTTATCTGTGCAAAATACAACTGGGATGAAGTTGTAAAGAAAACGATGAAACTGTACAGGAGATAA
- a CDS encoding acyltransferase, whose protein sequence is MKERYEGVDGLKAYAIIGIALMHILTNGEYGIGGFVFEQLIPSFTNLVFLFMMLSGFGMCCGYYQKFKDQKISVGEFYAKRYSKIWPYFALLCALDFVMSPSKSALYEVFANLTLCQGLLPNMNISVIGVSWTLAVIFVFYLLFPFFCFLLENKKRAWLALACAVIYNFVCSTYFFDESHIADRVLVNFSARTNILYCAVYFIAGGLIFLYRKELSELASKYKVIAGVFLLIATVVYFAIGSSTLTMLFFCVAALVYTIGCNRGGVLVNPVAKFLGGICFEIYLCHMVIYRVLEKLHLVHLFGNGLLAYIFTAVAVICGSVVFSVCAKWFLNKIETFLKERVRRVNHV, encoded by the coding sequence ATGAAAGAAAGGTATGAAGGAGTAGATGGCTTGAAGGCGTATGCCATTATCGGCATTGCGCTGATGCACATCCTCACAAATGGAGAATATGGGATAGGAGGATTTGTGTTTGAGCAGCTTATTCCGTCTTTCACAAACCTCGTTTTCCTTTTTATGATGCTCAGTGGCTTTGGTATGTGCTGTGGCTATTACCAGAAATTCAAGGATCAGAAAATCAGTGTGGGAGAGTTCTACGCCAAAAGATACAGTAAAATTTGGCCGTACTTCGCATTGCTTTGTGCGCTGGACTTTGTAATGTCACCCAGTAAAAGTGCATTGTATGAGGTCTTTGCAAACCTGACACTTTGTCAGGGTCTTTTGCCGAATATGAACATATCGGTTATCGGTGTAAGTTGGACTTTGGCAGTGATTTTCGTATTTTATCTGTTGTTTCCGTTTTTTTGCTTCCTGCTGGAAAACAAGAAACGCGCGTGGTTGGCACTTGCCTGTGCTGTAATCTACAACTTCGTATGCAGCACATATTTCTTTGATGAAAGCCACATTGCAGATAGAGTGCTAGTGAATTTCAGTGCAAGGACAAACATTCTGTATTGTGCAGTTTATTTCATTGCTGGTGGACTGATCTTCCTCTATCGAAAGGAGTTGTCCGAGCTTGCATCGAAGTACAAAGTTATCGCCGGAGTATTTTTGCTGATTGCTACAGTTGTTTATTTTGCAATAGGTAGTTCTACACTTACAATGTTGTTCTTCTGCGTGGCCGCACTGGTTTATACCATCGGATGCAATCGGGGGGGGGTACTGGTCAATCCAGTCGCCAAGTTCCTTGGCGGTATCTGCTTCGAGATTTACCTGTGCCACATGGTAATTTATCGTGTGCTTGAAAAGTTACACCTTGTTCATCTGTTTGGAAATGGTCTGCTGGCATATATCTTCACAGCAGTTGCAGTTATTTGTGGCTCGGTTGTGTTCTCGGTGTGTGCCAAGTGGTTCTTAAATAAAATCGAAACATTCTTAAAAGAGAGAGTTAGGAGAGTTAATCATGTCTGA
- a CDS encoding glycosyltransferase → MRVLIINKFLYPNGGSETYIFKLGEALEQHGHEVQYFGMEHEGRCVGNRVNAYTSGMDFHGGSKLSKLTYPIKTIYSKEARVQLRKVLDDFKPDVCHLNNFNYQLTPSIILEIVKWRKETGRDCKIIFTAHDYQLVCPNHQLKNPITHENCEKCLGGHFMNCVKGKCVHDSTAKSIVGMMEAEFWKWNGAYKYIDKIICCSEFLKTKMDTNPLFATKTIAMHNFVEKVEPKDVEKKDYVLYFGRFSEEKGINTLVETCNLLPDIQFIFAGSGPLENKVNQLKNVKNVGFQTGGALDKLIREAKFSICPSEVYENCPFSVMESQQRGTPVIGANIGGIPELITDGVDGRLFTSRDSKQLASIIRELWNNPEETDNYAKACLNLERDDLEAYCDKLVPIYLGGGNPL, encoded by the coding sequence ATGAGAGTATTGATAATAAATAAATTTCTATATCCAAACGGTGGATCAGAAACCTACATATTTAAGCTGGGTGAGGCGCTAGAGCAGCACGGACATGAGGTTCAGTATTTCGGTATGGAGCATGAAGGCCGCTGCGTGGGCAACCGGGTCAATGCTTATACATCTGGTATGGACTTCCACGGCGGCAGCAAACTGAGCAAGCTGACCTACCCGATCAAGACGATTTACAGCAAGGAAGCAAGAGTACAGCTGCGGAAAGTGCTGGACGACTTCAAGCCGGATGTCTGTCACCTGAACAACTTCAACTACCAGCTGACACCTTCCATCATTCTGGAAATCGTGAAGTGGCGCAAGGAGACCGGAAGAGATTGTAAGATCATCTTCACGGCACATGACTACCAGTTGGTCTGCCCGAACCATCAATTAAAGAACCCTATCACACATGAGAACTGTGAGAAGTGCCTCGGCGGTCATTTCATGAATTGTGTAAAGGGAAAATGTGTTCACGATTCTACTGCAAAATCTATCGTTGGCATGATGGAGGCAGAGTTCTGGAAGTGGAACGGAGCATACAAGTACATTGACAAAATCATCTGTTGCTCGGAGTTCCTGAAAACTAAGATGGACACCAATCCGCTGTTTGCAACCAAGACGATTGCAATGCACAACTTCGTGGAGAAGGTAGAACCTAAAGACGTTGAGAAGAAAGACTACGTCCTCTATTTCGGCCGTTTCTCCGAGGAGAAGGGAATCAACACACTGGTTGAGACTTGCAACCTGTTGCCGGATATTCAGTTTATTTTTGCTGGTTCCGGCCCACTGGAAAACAAGGTCAATCAGCTGAAAAATGTTAAGAATGTAGGTTTCCAGACGGGTGGCGCACTGGACAAATTGATTCGAGAAGCAAAGTTCTCTATCTGTCCTTCGGAAGTCTATGAAAACTGTCCGTTCTCCGTTATGGAGAGTCAGCAGCGCGGCACGCCTGTCATCGGCGCAAATATTGGTGGTATTCCTGAGTTGATCACAGATGGTGTGGATGGACGGTTGTTCACAAGCCGAGATTCCAAGCAGCTGGCCTCGATTATCAGGGAACTTTGGAACAATCCGGAAGAGACGGATAACTATGCAAAGGCGTGTCTGAACCTTGAACGAGACGACCTTGAGGCTTACTGCGACAAACTCGTCCCGATTTATCTGGGGGGGGGTAACCCTTTGTAA